A window of the Scandinavium goeteborgense genome harbors these coding sequences:
- a CDS encoding SH3 domain-containing protein, which translates to MKLRNLLPLLIVTVLVGCKAPAPTMTDDTMVTSQVNGVTLTHRYIVAVPTEFTPVNASYRALYAGSVMNTPDFGGKVLSELENGKTYTVLGSVQNNWLAIAEEDQPELIGYVPPRALVKSELYAQTLKKDRPRARKSSNKKATCVNVDSNSKACQNANSGTWIIN; encoded by the coding sequence ATGAAATTGCGAAACCTCTTGCCACTGTTGATAGTGACCGTGCTGGTCGGCTGTAAAGCCCCTGCACCAACGATGACCGACGACACGATGGTCACAAGTCAGGTCAATGGCGTCACGCTTACCCACCGTTATATCGTTGCCGTCCCGACCGAATTCACGCCGGTTAATGCCAGCTATCGCGCGCTGTACGCCGGTTCGGTCATGAATACCCCTGATTTTGGCGGTAAGGTGCTGAGTGAGCTGGAAAACGGTAAAACCTATACCGTACTCGGCAGCGTCCAGAACAACTGGCTGGCGATTGCCGAAGAAGACCAACCGGAACTGATTGGCTACGTGCCGCCGCGCGCGCTGGTCAAAAGCGAGCTGTATGCGCAGACCCTGAAAAAAGACCGCCCACGCGCCCGCAAGTCGAGCAATAAAAAAGCCACCTGCGTCAACGTGGACAGCAACAGCAAGGCATGTCAGAACGCGAACAGCGGAACCTGGATAATTAACTAA
- the gap gene encoding type I glyceraldehyde-3-phosphate dehydrogenase: MVKVGINGFGRIGRNVLRAAFGNPNLQIVAINDLTDSKTLAHLLKYDSLLGTFSASVEAVEGGLRVDGQTITVFSERDPANIPWRDVEVDIVIEATGFFTDREKAAVHIHSGGAKRVIISAPGKNDDLTVVMGVNHQLYDPQKHSVVSNGSCTTNGLAPAAQVLHQHFGIQHGLMNTTHAYTNSQVLHDQPEKDLRGARAAALSIVPYSSGAAKALGKVIPELDGRLTGYSLRVPVPVVSIVDLTVTLERDVTAEEVNEAFRQAAASGPLKGILGYSDEPLVSSDYQGDPRSSIIDGLSTLVIGGNMVKILAWYDNEWGFSNRLVDLALLMAQQER; the protein is encoded by the coding sequence ATGGTTAAGGTCGGTATTAATGGTTTCGGCAGGATTGGTCGCAACGTTTTACGCGCGGCGTTCGGCAACCCCAATTTACAGATTGTGGCGATCAATGATTTAACGGACAGCAAAACGCTGGCGCATTTGTTGAAATACGATTCGCTGCTCGGCACGTTCTCCGCCAGCGTTGAAGCCGTCGAGGGCGGTCTGCGGGTCGATGGCCAGACGATAACCGTGTTCAGCGAACGCGACCCGGCAAACATTCCGTGGCGTGACGTTGAGGTGGATATCGTGATTGAAGCCACCGGTTTCTTCACCGATCGTGAAAAAGCGGCGGTGCACATCCACAGCGGCGGCGCGAAGCGCGTCATCATTTCCGCGCCGGGTAAGAATGACGACTTAACGGTGGTAATGGGCGTCAACCATCAGCTGTACGATCCGCAAAAACACAGCGTGGTGAGTAACGGCAGCTGCACTACCAACGGCCTCGCCCCGGCGGCGCAGGTGTTGCACCAGCATTTCGGCATTCAGCATGGCCTGATGAACACCACCCACGCCTACACCAACAGCCAGGTTCTGCACGACCAGCCGGAGAAAGACCTGCGCGGGGCGCGCGCCGCGGCGCTGTCCATCGTGCCCTACTCCAGCGGCGCGGCAAAAGCGCTCGGCAAAGTTATCCCTGAGCTTGACGGGCGTTTGACCGGCTATTCGCTGCGTGTCCCGGTTCCGGTGGTGTCGATTGTCGACCTGACCGTCACCCTCGAGCGTGACGTTACCGCGGAAGAAGTGAATGAGGCGTTCCGTCAGGCCGCGGCATCCGGACCGCTGAAAGGCATTCTCGGCTACAGCGATGAGCCGTTAGTCTCCAGCGATTACCAGGGCGACCCGCGCTCGTCGATTATTGATGGCCTGTCGACACTGGTGATTGGTGGCAATATGGTGAAAATCCTCGCCTGGTATGACAACGAATGGGGCTTCTCCAATCGCTTAGTCGACCTCGCGCTGCTGATGGCGCAGCAGGAACGTTAA